A stretch of the Argentina anserina chromosome 6, drPotAnse1.1, whole genome shotgun sequence genome encodes the following:
- the LOC126797818 gene encoding ycf20-like protein gives MGTMMLQSPFPIRDKKIHERSAITLATGLVQNCCSEPSFNMHTSKIGFNSVPFFPQRRFQSRKHQWGMGFALDTGGIPDSSGQESDNDNNFNDLNRTRLGRIVTAAGKQLLEKLNLARKNFPMKIFLLLLGFYTANALATILGQTGDWDVLVAGIVVAAIEGIGMLMYRKPTSPSLSNGKLKSFVMLMNYWKAGVCLGLFVDAFKLGS, from the exons ATGGGAACCATGATGCTACAGTCACCTTTTCCAATTCGGGACAAAAAAATCCATGAAAGATCGGCTATTACTCTTGCAACTGGTCTAGTCCAGAACTGTTGCAGTGAGCCGAGTTTCAATATGCACACATCAAAGATTGGCTTCAACTCTGTGCCTTTTTTCCCCCAAAGGAG ATTTCAGTCAAGAAAGCATCAATGGGGAATGGGCTTTGCCTTGGACACAGGTGGGATTCCTGATAGTAGTGGCCAAGAGAGCGATAATGACAACAACTTCAATGATCTCAATCGCACTCGTTTAGGTCGGATAGTGACTGCAGCTGGAAAACAGCTCTTAGAGAAGCTAAACTTAGCTAGAAAGAACTTTCCCATGAAGATATTTCTACTTCTTTTGGGTTTCTACACGGCAAATGCATTGGCCACAATCCTCGGGCAGACGGGGGATTGGGATGTTTTGGTTGCAGGGATTGTGGTTGCTGCCATTGAGGGTATTGGTATGCTCATGTATAGAAAGCCCACTTCCCCTTCTTTATCTAATGGGAAGCTCAAATCTTTTGTCATGCTGATGAATTACTGGAAAGCTGGTGTATGCTTGGGCCTCTTTGTTGATGCTTTTAAATTGGGTAGTTAG
- the LOC126799632 gene encoding protein FAR1-RELATED SEQUENCE 12-like produces MASVLDINEEAPNGSTDADLKRSSNAPLVATSLQNILWVVQNDETTRESAQDGSLVEVDEPYVGQEFDTEVDAQAFYNVYGLRMGFNTRMNYLSRSKHDGTVVARTFVCSKEGYRKPDRRDKKTLNPRAPTRVGCMAMLSIKKLNPQKWVVSKFIKEHNHTLIPSKRQKGLVEDQIPDDKTKIEELSRELFLERERSASLRKVIDLLFEHIEEHTQDLSKKVQYVVDKVKEIESEGKKPS; encoded by the exons A TGGCTTCTGTACTGGATATAAATGAGGAGGCGCCAAATGGTTCTACTGATGCCGACCTTAAGCGTTCTAGTAATGCTCCGCTGGTAGCCACCTCTCTTCAGAACATACTTTGGGTTGTGCAAAATGATGAAACGACTCGAGAATCTGCTCAAGATGGATCCCTAGTCGAAGTTGATGAGCCATATGTGGGTCAGGAGTTTGATACAGAGGTAGATGCACAGGCGTTTTATAATGTCTATGGCTTGCGTATGGGTTTCAATACTCGGATGAACTATCTGTCACGATccaaacatgatggaacagTTGTTGCTCGAACATTTGTATGCAGCAAAGAGGGTTACCGGAAGCCTGATAGGCGTGACAAGAAGACCCTAAACCCACGGGCCCCCACTAGGGTAGGTTGTATGGCAATGCTATCAATCAAGAAACTGAATCCTCAAAAGTGGGTCGTGTCCAAGTTTATAAAGGAGCACAACCATACACTAATACCGAGCAAACGTCAAAAAGGGTTGGTTGAGGATCAAATACCG GATGATAAGACGAAGATTGAAGAATTAAGTCGAGAACTGTTCCTTGAGAGAGAGCGGTCTGCTTCACTAAGAAAAGTCATAGACCTTCTATTTGAACACATTGAGGAACATACACAAGACCTGTCGAAGAAAGTCCAGTATGTTGTGGATAAGGTGAAGGAGATTGAATCGGAAGGAAAAAAACCGTCCTGA
- the LOC126799650 gene encoding protein FAR1-RELATED SEQUENCE 5-like, with product MDSGVDTQTKNGALDRSADVELRLNNDDAILGTSVGEVSIIGQTEPVGQNSASMEVESDEPYVGQEFESEAAAHAFYNAYALRVGFRTRVNDLSRSRVDGSVIARTLVCNKEGYRAADKRDRKSVRPRPPTRVGCKAMISMKKMSNGNWVVAKFVKEHAHSLTPEKSDNGLNDESSDEQMKIKELTQQLMVERKRSASYRKIIDLLFNHIDDHTQHLSQKILRVNDVLRDIASSEGKSRQNLC from the exons A TGGATTCTGGAGTTGATACACAGACTAAAAATGGGGCATTGGATAGATCGGCTGATGTTGAGCTCAGGTTAAATAACGATGATGCAATTCTGGGGACTTCTGTTGGGGAGGTCTCTATTATTGGGCAAACCGAGCCAGTGGGTCAAAATTCTGCAAGCATGGAGGTTGAATCAGATGAACCCTATGTCGGTCAGGAATTTGAATCGGAAGCAGCCGCACATGCATTTTATAATGCATATGCACTGAGAGTAGGTTTTAGAACACGCGTAAATGATCTATCTCGCTCTAGGGTGGATGGATCTGTCATTGCTCGAACACTGGTGTGTAATAAAGAGGGTTACAGAGCGGCTGATAAGCGTGATAGGAAGAGTGTGAGACCTCGGCCCCCCACTAGGGTTGGTTGCAAGGCAATGATTtcaatgaagaaaatgagtaATGGAAACTGGGTGGTTGCAAAGTTTGTCAAGGAGCACGCCCATTCCCTCACTCCTGAAAAGAGTGATAATGGATTGAATGATGAATCTTCT GACGAACAGATGAAAATCAAAGAATTGACTCAACAGCTGATGGTTGAGCGAAAGAGGTCAGCTTCTTATAGAAAAATCATTGACCTCTTATTTAATCATATTGATGACCACACACAACATCTCTCGCAAAAGATCCTGCGTGTCAATGACGTTCTTAGAGACATTGCATCCTCTGAAGGAAAAAGCCGTCAAAATCTCTGCTAG